The proteins below come from a single Felis catus isolate Fca126 chromosome A1, F.catus_Fca126_mat1.0, whole genome shotgun sequence genomic window:
- the LOC123385308 gene encoding uncharacterized protein LOC123385308 — MGSARRSRCEPRRLGPGALPVARCQRGSQAQPAVRSRPAPEQRGAAPPRGHTGKCGPRGPRGGAAGALAKQRPCSSSPGASGSAGRPAHAPLLCSKPQGQGRASSPAFRALLCCSPPTPVAKTHYEHHSLLPRAWLLLDSAPELPLTDFLTWQSSEWWREPEEDLVNFLNWLQVDVESFLVYSNIDVRTAVLCISCNLTNEMWQQTQPKQLKQK; from the exons ATGGGCAGCGCCCGTCGCTCTCGCTGCGAGCCGCGGCGCCTCGGACCCGGGGCGCTGCCCGTCGCCCGCTGTCAGCGCGGCTCCCAAGCGCAGCCCGCCGTGCGCTCACGGCCGGCCCCGGAGCAGCGCGGCGCGGCGCCCCCTCGCGGCCACACGGGGAAGTGCGGGCCGCGCGGGCCGCGGGGTGGGGCTGCGGGCGCCCTGGCCAAGCAGCGCCCTTGCAGCTCCTCTCCTGGGGCCTCCGGTTCCGCGGGCCGCCCTGCCCACGCGCCTCTCCTCTGCTCCAAGCCTCAGGGTCAAGGCCGAGCGTCTAGCCCTGCGTTCAGGGCCCTCCTTTGCTGctcacctcccacccctgtgGCCAAGACCCACTATGAGCATCATTCGCTGCTCCCCCGAGCGTGGCTCCTGCTGGACTCTGCACCCGAACTGCCCCTCACTGACTTCCTCACCTGGCAAAGCTCTG AATGGTGGAGAGAACCTGAAGAGGATCTGGTGAACTTCCTCAACTGGCTCCAAGTGGACGTTGAAAGCTTCCTGGTTTATTCCAACATAGACGTCAGGACAGCAGTCCTCTGTATCAGTTGTAACCTGACCAATGAGATGTGGCAGCAAACCCAACCCAAACAGCtcaagcaaaaataa